Proteins encoded by one window of Paenibacillus urinalis:
- a CDS encoding histidine triad nucleotide-binding protein: protein MDCLFCKIVEGTIPSNKVLENEQVVVFHDIQPAAPTHVLVIPKKHIASMNEVEGEDFALIGEIHKAAQEAAKQLGIAESGYRLINNCGQDGEQTVHHLHYHVLGGARLGALTGISKSHS, encoded by the coding sequence ATGGACTGTTTATTTTGCAAAATCGTTGAAGGCACAATTCCGTCAAATAAAGTACTGGAGAATGAGCAGGTAGTTGTATTCCACGACATCCAGCCTGCAGCACCGACACATGTGCTTGTCATTCCGAAGAAGCATATCGCTTCCATGAATGAGGTGGAAGGGGAAGACTTTGCTCTGATCGGAGAGATCCACAAAGCAGCTCAAGAAGCGGCAAAGCAGCTGGGCATTGCGGAATCAGGTTATCGCCTGATCAACAACTGCGGCCAGGATGGTGAGCAGACCGTTCATCATCTGCATTATCATGTGCTTGGCGGTGCACGTCTCGGGGCGCTTACAGGTATTTCTAAATCACACAGCTAA
- the rpsU gene encoding 30S ribosomal protein S21, with protein MSETKVRKNETIDAALRRFKRSIAKDGVLAEVKKRKHYEKPSVKRKKKSEAARKRKF; from the coding sequence GTGTCTGAAACTAAAGTTCGCAAAAACGAGACAATTGATGCTGCACTTCGTCGCTTTAAACGTTCCATCGCTAAAGATGGTGTTTTAGCTGAGGTGAAGAAACGCAAGCATTATGAAAAGCCAAGCGTAAAGCGCAAGAAAAAGTCCGAGGCTGCTCGTAAGAGAAAGTTTTAG
- a CDS encoding NfeD family protein, with protein sequence MMAVVLLAMFSALFLAPTAQAAKSGAVYVIPVDQPIERGLHKFMERGFKEAGEMEAGLIVLQINTPGGLVQTTKEIGDMIQNSSIPVAAFIHGDAASAGSYIALTADHIAMSPGSTIGAAALVDASNNYIEDPKAVATWKANMQAAAEKNDRNGEIAQGMTDLNMVVEMPEINKTKQQGQVISLTANEALKVGYADKIASTPAEVAAWLEYSSDNLFVMEQTTFEKISTFLTHPVVSTILLFLGIAGILIELFVPGFGVPGIVGVISFALYFGGSYVAGIGGSETWFLFIIGLALLIAELFVPSFGILGILGSVSLIAGVVRAAYDTGTALFSLGIAAAAAIAVVIIVAIIFKERGIWNRFILRDSMTAEQGYSSIRTREDLIGKNGISLTTLRPAGTAVIDGENVDVVTEGSFIAANEQITVHKVEGTRVVVKRINL encoded by the coding sequence ATGATGGCTGTTGTATTGCTTGCTATGTTTTCCGCTCTATTCTTGGCTCCAACTGCACAGGCTGCGAAATCGGGAGCCGTGTATGTGATACCGGTTGATCAGCCTATTGAACGCGGGCTCCACAAGTTTATGGAACGTGGGTTCAAGGAAGCTGGGGAGATGGAGGCAGGTCTTATTGTACTGCAGATTAATACGCCGGGCGGATTGGTTCAGACGACGAAAGAGATCGGTGATATGATTCAGAACAGCAGTATCCCGGTGGCGGCTTTTATACATGGTGATGCGGCATCGGCAGGCAGCTATATTGCATTAACGGCGGATCATATCGCAATGTCACCTGGCAGCACAATCGGTGCAGCAGCACTTGTGGATGCCAGCAATAACTATATCGAGGATCCGAAAGCAGTCGCTACATGGAAGGCTAATATGCAGGCAGCTGCGGAGAAGAACGATCGGAACGGAGAAATCGCACAAGGCATGACAGACCTTAACATGGTCGTTGAAATGCCGGAGATTAACAAGACGAAGCAGCAAGGACAGGTTATTTCTCTGACCGCAAATGAGGCACTTAAGGTAGGATATGCAGATAAGATTGCTTCGACCCCTGCTGAGGTTGCTGCATGGCTTGAATATTCCTCGGATAATCTATTTGTAATGGAGCAGACCACGTTTGAGAAGATATCTACTTTCCTTACACATCCGGTGGTATCGACCATTCTGTTGTTCCTCGGTATCGCGGGTATACTGATCGAATTGTTTGTTCCTGGATTCGGTGTTCCAGGTATTGTGGGCGTTATTAGCTTTGCACTGTACTTCGGAGGCAGCTACGTAGCGGGCATCGGTGGATCGGAGACCTGGTTCCTCTTTATCATCGGTCTGGCATTGCTCATCGCTGAATTGTTTGTTCCAAGCTTCGGTATCCTGGGCATATTAGGCTCTGTAAGCTTGATTGCAGGTGTCGTTCGAGCCGCGTACGATACGGGTACGGCTTTGTTCTCCCTTGGGATTGCTGCAGCGGCCGCGATAGCGGTTGTTATTATTGTCGCAATTATATTCAAGGAACGCGGGATATGGAACCGATTTATTCTCAGAGACAGCATGACAGCAGAGCAAGGCTACTCTTCTATTCGGACTAGAGAAGATTTGATCGGCAAGAACGGAATAAGTTTGACAACACTTCGTCCTGCCGGCACAGCTGTCATTGATGGGGAGAATGTAGATGTGGTCACTGAAGGCAGCTTTATTGCAGCGAATGAACAGATAACCGTTCACAAAGTAGAAGGAACAAGGGTTGTCGTTAAGCGCATAAACCTTTAA
- a CDS encoding GatB/YqeY domain-containing protein, which translates to MNLSERLNEDMKQAMKSQDKFTLSTIRLVRSTIKNLEIDLKRTLDDNEVLDILSREIKQRKDALQEFDKAGRTELAENAKAEIDIISKYLPSQLTEEEIKVIVQQTIQETGASSKAEMGKVMSALLPKVKGKADGKLVSQAVQQFLQ; encoded by the coding sequence ATGAATCTTAGCGAACGATTGAACGAAGATATGAAGCAAGCGATGAAGAGTCAGGACAAGTTCACACTCTCCACCATTCGATTGGTTCGTTCGACGATTAAGAATCTTGAAATAGATTTGAAAAGAACTTTGGATGACAACGAAGTGCTTGATATCCTCAGTCGTGAAATCAAACAGCGCAAAGATGCCCTCCAAGAATTTGATAAAGCGGGTCGCACAGAACTTGCGGAGAATGCCAAAGCGGAAATTGATATAATCAGCAAGTATCTACCCTCACAGCTTACCGAAGAAGAAATTAAAGTCATTGTACAGCAGACCATCCAGGAAACCGGTGCTTCTTCGAAAGCCGAGATGGGTAAAGTGATGTCAGCCCTTTTGCCTAAGGTTAAAGGCAAAGCGGATGGCAAGCTGGTGAGCCAAGCAGTTCAACAATTTCTGCAATAA
- a CDS encoding exonuclease SbcCD subunit D — translation MRILHTGDWHFGKTLEGRSRLKEQEAFVDELVTLADEEQADVILMAGDVYDSVNPPAAAEQLFYDACARLTSGGRPLVVIAGNHDQPERVASVSPLVNNRGITLVGMPTSEIITVNAARTGEVARVAALPYPSESRLNELLTDDAEEQGMRKAYSERVGELMRHLGSSFRQDTVNLAMSHIYVLGGLESDSERPIQVGGAYTVDPSALAIGAQYTALGHLHRPQMVKGEGMMRYSGSPLAYSFSESGQTKSVVMVDVAPGGIPAASEVYLSSGKPLVRWKAQEGLAQVYHWLEEGRDANAYIDLEISLSEAMSLGEIQKLRKAREGIIHIRPVYPEMLTEELRSVRSELPVHEVFRRFYQRQTGGAVPDDSLVRLFLELVHEEESSAEGEEGAVL, via the coding sequence ATGCGGATATTGCATACGGGGGATTGGCATTTCGGTAAGACGCTGGAAGGCAGAAGCAGGCTTAAAGAGCAGGAAGCATTTGTGGACGAGCTGGTTACTCTTGCGGATGAGGAACAGGCAGACGTCATCCTAATGGCAGGTGATGTATATGATTCCGTCAATCCGCCTGCGGCGGCAGAGCAGCTCTTCTACGACGCCTGTGCCCGTCTTACGTCAGGAGGAAGACCTCTTGTGGTCATCGCAGGGAACCACGATCAGCCGGAGCGTGTCGCTTCGGTCTCTCCTCTAGTAAACAATCGAGGCATTACTCTGGTTGGGATGCCAACCTCCGAGATTATAACGGTTAATGCCGCGCGAACGGGGGAAGTCGCAAGAGTCGCGGCACTTCCTTATCCTTCGGAGTCGAGGCTAAACGAGCTGCTCACAGATGACGCTGAAGAGCAGGGAATGCGTAAGGCATATAGTGAACGCGTCGGTGAGCTGATGCGGCATCTGGGCAGTTCTTTTCGGCAGGATACTGTTAATTTAGCGATGAGCCACATCTATGTCCTTGGCGGTCTTGAATCCGACTCCGAAAGACCTATTCAGGTAGGCGGTGCGTACACGGTGGATCCTTCGGCACTGGCCATAGGCGCACAATATACTGCGCTCGGACACCTGCATAGGCCGCAAATGGTCAAAGGTGAAGGGATGATGCGTTACAGCGGATCTCCACTTGCGTACAGCTTCTCCGAATCCGGACAGACCAAATCGGTTGTTATGGTTGATGTTGCACCCGGAGGTATACCTGCAGCAAGTGAGGTATATCTGAGCAGCGGCAAGCCGCTTGTACGGTGGAAGGCTCAGGAAGGTCTCGCTCAGGTATATCATTGGCTGGAAGAGGGCAGAGACGCAAATGCCTATATTGATCTGGAGATTTCGCTGAGTGAGGCGATGTCTCTCGGAGAGATTCAGAAGCTTCGCAAGGCCCGTGAGGGGATTATTCACATCCGTCCGGTATACCCCGAAATGCTGACAGAGGAGCTGCGTTCAGTTCGTTCCGAGCTGCCTGTGCATGAGGTGTTCCGCCGATTTTACCAGCGGCAAACCGGGGGGGCCGTGCCCGATGACAGTCTGGTTCGACTATTCCTTGAACTGGTCCATGAGGAGGAGTCGTCAGCAGAAGGGGAAGAGGGTGCCGTGTTATGA
- a CDS encoding AAA family ATPase, with the protein MRPVKLKLSGLQSYREVQEIDFRTLTETGLFGIFGPTGSGKSTILDAITLAMYGKVERAVNGTQGIMNQAEDTLFVSFSFELQSEKGIQHFRVERRFKRTGDVSISNTVSRFVAVTEEGEEVLADKLAEVNRAVEEMIGLKMDDFTRAVVLPQGKFAEFLSLKGAERRQMLQRLFHLEKYGDQLAIKLSRKVKENDSARKTLEAEQQGLGLASREAVEEAERRLSESVLLAENARKQLEELTTATEGMGKVREQMLERTKYRQLLDGMSQQEAHITELEKQLDLSSKASVLIPILEELEKTQAESVKRQAAAEAAKLQLDQCEQAVLECSNAEEQAARDLAEEEPKLLVRLEQLEQAQELERETDAAKKLLAQLEQQRNAEEALYEQTRQAFVKEQDLHTRGQQRRKELQDGLASCEVKAQERKEVLGAVSAKHKLDTAAERLNESRAQGQQADHKLTTAKDELEQTAAEEVRLAEEQAQLTIQLRETQEALALSGQQLDWDVEELGKLEERLRNELKENERRNLSARLAAELTDGVPCSVCGSVHHPNPQELVHEPGDAREEDLAQLRAISAELYELRLGLRQQLHELRGLLAQLDPGTADMDAVPAPQAEAAPAAEIAAAELAAAAPEAVVRGYAARTRTYREAADHFAASLTALRTEAAQQETRAATARQRKWLAQAAYDACISQQAEAAARIELHTAEYEAIRADWAREWPGIAPEEAIERYELLQERDAAAEEIKLRLDKSVSFLEEKASAMNELQQQLASIDKRRAQLEAEWQGKKELLTERETRLRHLVQEERAESLLKAAAARLTAIREAAKSAKSALVTAELKKQDAMKQAVMSRQAADSVQEQLAVVSGRYETELGRSPFTVDRDVRSAYMLLETVQKTEAAVQEFREREKELTLRLKDLEHKLQGAMLTEEEWLSMSEQLRFAKAQDEEAMRVKARAERDLEDITRRHTRWMELEEGRSELDQYGEQLSKLQSVFRGNTFVEYVAEEQLIQVSRDASARLRYLTKQRYALEVDSGGGFVIVDDANGGVKRPVSTLSGGETFLTALSLALALSAQIQLRGQYPLQFFFLDEGFGTLDSELLDTVITSLEKLHNDQLAVGVISHVPELRARLARKLIVIPAEEACSGSKVAIEQL; encoded by the coding sequence ATGAGACCTGTCAAATTGAAGCTGTCTGGTTTGCAGAGCTATCGTGAAGTGCAGGAAATTGACTTTAGAACATTGACAGAAACGGGGCTGTTCGGCATATTCGGTCCGACGGGAAGCGGTAAATCCACCATTCTTGATGCGATCACCCTTGCGATGTACGGTAAAGTGGAACGGGCGGTGAACGGAACACAGGGAATTATGAATCAGGCGGAGGACACACTATTTGTCTCCTTCAGTTTTGAACTGCAGTCTGAGAAGGGCATACAGCATTTCCGTGTAGAACGAAGGTTCAAGCGGACGGGGGACGTCTCGATCAGCAATACCGTGAGCCGTTTTGTTGCTGTTACGGAGGAAGGCGAGGAAGTACTGGCAGATAAGCTTGCGGAGGTCAATCGAGCGGTAGAAGAGATGATTGGGCTGAAAATGGATGATTTTACACGGGCTGTAGTTCTTCCTCAGGGCAAGTTTGCAGAATTTCTATCCCTTAAAGGAGCGGAGCGCAGGCAAATGCTGCAGCGCCTGTTTCATCTGGAGAAGTATGGAGATCAGCTTGCGATCAAGCTGAGCCGCAAGGTAAAAGAGAATGACAGTGCACGAAAAACGCTTGAAGCGGAGCAGCAAGGACTGGGTCTTGCAAGCAGGGAGGCGGTGGAAGAGGCGGAGCGCAGGCTCAGCGAATCTGTACTCCTGGCCGAGAATGCCCGCAAACAGCTGGAAGAGCTGACCACAGCGACTGAAGGTATGGGCAAAGTAAGAGAGCAAATGCTGGAGCGCACTAAATATCGGCAGCTTCTTGATGGGATGTCTCAGCAGGAGGCTCATATTACAGAGCTTGAGAAACAGCTTGATCTGTCTTCCAAAGCCTCAGTGCTTATTCCCATCCTGGAGGAGCTTGAGAAGACACAGGCCGAATCGGTTAAACGTCAAGCAGCTGCGGAGGCAGCCAAGTTGCAGCTTGACCAGTGTGAGCAGGCTGTCTTGGAATGTTCGAACGCAGAGGAGCAGGCAGCGAGGGACTTGGCTGAAGAAGAGCCCAAGCTGCTGGTTCGACTGGAGCAGCTTGAACAAGCACAGGAGCTGGAGCGGGAAACAGACGCGGCCAAGAAATTATTGGCACAGCTTGAGCAGCAGAGAAATGCAGAGGAAGCATTATATGAACAGACCCGTCAGGCATTTGTAAAAGAGCAGGACCTTCATACACGTGGACAGCAGAGACGAAAGGAACTGCAGGACGGACTTGCCTCCTGTGAAGTGAAAGCACAGGAGAGAAAGGAAGTATTAGGGGCCGTATCCGCGAAGCATAAGCTCGATACGGCTGCCGAGAGGCTGAATGAATCGCGTGCGCAGGGACAGCAGGCTGACCATAAGCTGACCACCGCAAAAGATGAGCTGGAACAGACGGCTGCTGAGGAAGTGAGGCTTGCTGAAGAGCAAGCACAGCTGACTATTCAGCTGCGTGAGACTCAAGAAGCGCTTGCTCTAAGCGGGCAACAGCTTGATTGGGATGTTGAGGAGCTCGGTAAGCTTGAAGAACGACTGCGAAATGAACTGAAGGAGAATGAGCGGAGAAATCTGTCCGCCCGTCTGGCAGCTGAACTGACGGATGGCGTGCCGTGCTCGGTCTGCGGTTCGGTCCATCACCCGAACCCGCAGGAGCTTGTTCACGAGCCGGGAGATGCTCGTGAAGAGGACCTCGCGCAGCTGCGCGCCATCTCGGCTGAGCTCTACGAGCTCCGCCTCGGCCTGCGCCAGCAGCTGCATGAGCTGCGCGGACTCCTCGCGCAGCTAGACCCCGGGACCGCGGACATGGACGCGGTCCCTGCCCCGCAGGCGGAAGCCGCGCCTGCGGCAGAGATCGCCGCAGCGGAGCTTGCTGCTGCGGCGCCGGAGGCGGTGGTGCGCGGCTATGCTGCACGCACCCGCACTTACCGCGAGGCGGCGGATCACTTCGCCGCCTCCCTGACCGCGCTGCGCACAGAAGCCGCGCAGCAGGAGACGCGCGCTGCCACGGCACGGCAGCGCAAATGGCTGGCGCAAGCGGCATATGACGCTTGCATCAGCCAGCAGGCGGAGGCAGCAGCACGCATCGAGCTGCACACCGCCGAATACGAGGCCATTCGCGCAGATTGGGCGCGTGAATGGCCTGGCATCGCACCAGAGGAAGCGATAGAGAGGTATGAATTGCTTCAGGAGAGGGATGCTGCCGCAGAGGAGATCAAGCTCAGACTGGATAAGAGTGTCTCCTTCCTTGAAGAGAAGGCATCTGCCATGAACGAGCTTCAGCAGCAGCTGGCCTCCATTGACAAACGGCGCGCGCAGCTCGAGGCCGAATGGCAGGGCAAGAAGGAGCTGCTCACCGAACGGGAAACGCGTCTCCGCCATTTAGTGCAGGAGGAACGCGCAGAGTCCCTTCTTAAGGCAGCGGCAGCAAGGCTGACTGCCATACGCGAGGCTGCCAAATCCGCCAAATCCGCGCTTGTCACAGCAGAGCTTAAGAAGCAGGATGCGATGAAGCAGGCGGTCATGTCCCGACAGGCAGCAGACTCCGTTCAGGAGCAGCTGGCAGTTGTTTCAGGGAGGTACGAAACGGAGCTTGGCCGTTCGCCATTTACAGTAGACAGGGACGTAAGATCAGCTTACATGTTGCTGGAGACGGTTCAAAAAACTGAAGCTGCCGTTCAGGAATTCCGTGAACGGGAGAAAGAATTGACCTTACGACTGAAGGATCTTGAGCATAAGCTGCAAGGTGCCATGCTGACAGAAGAAGAGTGGCTGTCCATGAGTGAGCAGCTTCGCTTTGCCAAAGCTCAAGATGAAGAAGCGATGCGAGTAAAAGCCAGGGCAGAGCGGGATCTTGAGGATATTACTCGTCGTCATACGCGCTGGATGGAGCTTGAAGAAGGGCGTAGTGAGCTGGATCAGTACGGCGAGCAGCTGTCCAAGCTGCAATCGGTATTCCGGGGGAATACTTTCGTGGAATATGTTGCCGAGGAACAGCTGATACAGGTCAGCAGAGATGCGTCCGCAAGGCTGCGCTATTTGACCAAACAGCGTTATGCGCTTGAAGTGGATTCAGGCGGCGGCTTCGTCATTGTGGATGATGCCAATGGCGGTGTGAAGCGTCCGGTCTCCACCTTGTCTGGAGGAGAGACGTTCCTGACCGCTCTATCTTTAGCTCTTGCACTGTCCGCACAGATCCAGCTTCGCGGACAATATCCGCTCCAATTCTTTTTCCTCGATGAAGGATTTGGAACGTTGGACTCCGAGCTGCTCGATACGGTGATTACCTCTCTTGAGAAGCTTCATAATGATCAGCTTGCGGTCGGCGTTATCAGCCACGTCCCTGAGCTTCGGGCAAGACTAGCCAGGAAGCTGATTGTGATTCCGGCAGAAGAGGCATGCAGCGGCTCCAAAGTGGCTATTGAACAGCTGTAA